Proteins encoded by one window of Gambusia affinis linkage group LG17, SWU_Gaff_1.0, whole genome shotgun sequence:
- the ash2l gene encoding set1/Ash2 histone methyltransferase complex subunit ASH2 isoform X2: MASELQAGTVAAAEKDLAVGDTSFGEQPPSMDTESSSGKEGMEAAGDGSEAADALTGSGDEESGRQLGEVELQCALCMKWFTAETFGIETATCLPFMTNYVFHCNVCHHSGNTYFLRKQANLKEMCLTALANLTWRSRTQDEHPKTMFSKDKDIIPFIDKHWECMTTRQRPGKLTWPNNIVKTMSKERDVFLVKEHPDPGSKDLEEEYPKFGLLDQDLGSIGPSYDSQKQTTGAPAAGGLNGALAPGPGKGRGAKRKQQQQQEGTTTGATKRTRSDPLFSAQRLPPHGYPLEHPFNKDGYRYILAEPDPHAPDPEKLELDCWAGKPIPGDLYRACLYERVLLALHDRAPQLKISDDRLTVTGEKGYSMVRASHGVRKGAWYFEVTVDDMPPETAARLGWSQPLGNLQAPLGYDKFSYSWRSKKGTRFHQSIGKHYSSSYGQGDTLGFFIELPDETETAKALPDTYKDKALIKFKSYLYFEEKDYVDKAEKSLKSVTPSRMLFYKNGVNQGVAFENLFEGLYFPAISLYKSCTVSVNFGPQFKYPPKDIKYQPMSDMGWGAVIEHTLADMLYHVETEVDGRRSPPWEG; the protein is encoded by the exons ATGGCGTCTGAATTGCAGGCGGGTACCgtagctgcagcagaaaaggaCTTGGCTGTCGG GGATACCTCCTTTGGGGAACAGCCTCCCAGTATGGATACAGAGTCATCAAGTGGCAAAGAGGGAAtg GAAGCTGCTGGCGATGGCTCAGAAGCCGCCGATGCGCTAACAGGATCCGGGGATGAGGAGAGCGGGCGGCAGCTCGGGGAGGTGGAGCTGCAGTGCGCTTTGTGCATGAAGTGGTTCACGGCGGAAACGTTTGGCATCGAAACCGC GACATGTCTTCCCTTCATGACCAACTACGTGTTTCACTGCAATGTCTGCCATCACAGCGGCAACACATACTTCCTCAGGAAACAAGCCA ACTTGAAGGAAATGTGCCTCACAGCTTTGGCGAACCTCACATGGAGGTCCAGAACACAAGATGAGCATCCTAAGACCATGTTCTCCAAAGATAAG gaCATCATACCATTTATTGATAAGCACTGGGAATGCATGACGACCCGTCAGAGACCAGGGAAGCTCACCTGGCCCAACAACATAGTGAAGACAATG AGCAAAGAGCGAGATGTGTTCCTTGTGAAAGAACACCCTGACCCCGGCAGTAAAGATCTGGAGGAGGAGTACCCCAAGTTTGGCCTTTTAGATCAG GACCTGGGAAGCATAGGACCCTCATATGACTCTCAGAAACAGACCACTGGAGCCCCGGCAGCCGGTGGGCTCAATG GTGCTCTGGCCCCTGGCCCTGGAAAAGGAAGGGGAGCCAAACgtaaacagcagcagcagcaggagggaaCGACTACAGGAGCGACTAAGAGAACCAGGAG TGACCCGTTGTTCTCAGCCCAGAGGCTGCCCCCTCATGGTTATCCACTGGAACACCCATTCAACAAGGATGGCTATCGCTACATCCTGGCAGAGCCAGACCCTCATGCTCCGGACCCTGAGAAACTGGAGCTGGACTGCTGGGCTGGAAAACCCATTCCTGGTGATCTGTACCGGGCCTGTCTGTATGAGAGGGTGCTGCTGGCCTTACATGACAGAG CGCCTCAGCTGAAGATCTCAGACGATCGGCTGACGGTGACGGGGGAGAAGGGCTACTCCATGGTCCGGGCTTCACACGGCGTGAGGAAAGGAGCCTGGTACTTTGAGGTGACTGTGGATGACATGCCCCCAGAGACGGCAGCTAGACTGGGCTGGTCTCAACCGCTTG GCAACCTTCAGGCTCCTCTGGGTTATGACAAGTTCAGTTATTCTTGGCGGAGTAAGAAGGGGACTCGCTTTCACCAGTCGATTGGGAAGCATTACTCCTCAAGCTACGGTCAGGGGGACACACTGGGCTTCTTCATAGAGCTGCCTGATGAAACAGAGACAGCAAAGGCTCTTCCAGACACATACAAGGATAAG GCGCTTATTAAATTCAAGAGTTACCTGTACTTTGAGGAGAAGGACTATGTGGACAAAGCGGAGAAAAGCCTGAAGTCAGTGACTCCCAGCAGG ATGTTGTTCTATAAAAATGGCGTTAACCAAGGAGTTGCCTTTGAGAACCTCTTTGAAGGCCTCTACTTTCCTGCAATCTCCTTGTACAAGAGCTGTACG GTTTCTGTCAACTTTGGACCTCAATTCAAATACCCACCTAAGGACATTAAGTACCAACCG ATGAGTGACATGGGTTGGGGTGCAGTGATCGAGCACACGCTGGCGGATATGCTGTACCACGTTGAGACAGAGGTGGACGGACGCCGCAGCCCGCCATGGGAGGGATAA
- the ash2l gene encoding set1/Ash2 histone methyltransferase complex subunit ASH2 isoform X1, producing MASELQAGTVAAAEKDLAVGDTSFGEQPPSMDTESSSGKEGMEAAGDGSEAADALTGSGDEESGRQLGEVELQCALCMKWFTAETFGIETATCLPFMTNYVFHCNVCHHSGNTYFLRKQANLKEMCLTALANLTWRSRTQDEHPKTMFSKDKDIIPFIDKHWECMTTRQRPGKLTWPNNIVKTMSKERDVFLVKEHPDPGSKDLEEEYPKFGLLDQDLGSIGPSYDSQKQTTGAPAAGGLNGGSSFAGALAPGPGKGRGAKRKQQQQQEGTTTGATKRTRSDPLFSAQRLPPHGYPLEHPFNKDGYRYILAEPDPHAPDPEKLELDCWAGKPIPGDLYRACLYERVLLALHDRAPQLKISDDRLTVTGEKGYSMVRASHGVRKGAWYFEVTVDDMPPETAARLGWSQPLGNLQAPLGYDKFSYSWRSKKGTRFHQSIGKHYSSSYGQGDTLGFFIELPDETETAKALPDTYKDKALIKFKSYLYFEEKDYVDKAEKSLKSVTPSRMLFYKNGVNQGVAFENLFEGLYFPAISLYKSCTVSVNFGPQFKYPPKDIKYQPMSDMGWGAVIEHTLADMLYHVETEVDGRRSPPWEG from the exons ATGGCGTCTGAATTGCAGGCGGGTACCgtagctgcagcagaaaaggaCTTGGCTGTCGG GGATACCTCCTTTGGGGAACAGCCTCCCAGTATGGATACAGAGTCATCAAGTGGCAAAGAGGGAAtg GAAGCTGCTGGCGATGGCTCAGAAGCCGCCGATGCGCTAACAGGATCCGGGGATGAGGAGAGCGGGCGGCAGCTCGGGGAGGTGGAGCTGCAGTGCGCTTTGTGCATGAAGTGGTTCACGGCGGAAACGTTTGGCATCGAAACCGC GACATGTCTTCCCTTCATGACCAACTACGTGTTTCACTGCAATGTCTGCCATCACAGCGGCAACACATACTTCCTCAGGAAACAAGCCA ACTTGAAGGAAATGTGCCTCACAGCTTTGGCGAACCTCACATGGAGGTCCAGAACACAAGATGAGCATCCTAAGACCATGTTCTCCAAAGATAAG gaCATCATACCATTTATTGATAAGCACTGGGAATGCATGACGACCCGTCAGAGACCAGGGAAGCTCACCTGGCCCAACAACATAGTGAAGACAATG AGCAAAGAGCGAGATGTGTTCCTTGTGAAAGAACACCCTGACCCCGGCAGTAAAGATCTGGAGGAGGAGTACCCCAAGTTTGGCCTTTTAGATCAG GACCTGGGAAGCATAGGACCCTCATATGACTCTCAGAAACAGACCACTGGAGCCCCGGCAGCCGGTGGGCTCAATG GTGGATCTTCTTTCGCAG GTGCTCTGGCCCCTGGCCCTGGAAAAGGAAGGGGAGCCAAACgtaaacagcagcagcagcaggagggaaCGACTACAGGAGCGACTAAGAGAACCAGGAG TGACCCGTTGTTCTCAGCCCAGAGGCTGCCCCCTCATGGTTATCCACTGGAACACCCATTCAACAAGGATGGCTATCGCTACATCCTGGCAGAGCCAGACCCTCATGCTCCGGACCCTGAGAAACTGGAGCTGGACTGCTGGGCTGGAAAACCCATTCCTGGTGATCTGTACCGGGCCTGTCTGTATGAGAGGGTGCTGCTGGCCTTACATGACAGAG CGCCTCAGCTGAAGATCTCAGACGATCGGCTGACGGTGACGGGGGAGAAGGGCTACTCCATGGTCCGGGCTTCACACGGCGTGAGGAAAGGAGCCTGGTACTTTGAGGTGACTGTGGATGACATGCCCCCAGAGACGGCAGCTAGACTGGGCTGGTCTCAACCGCTTG GCAACCTTCAGGCTCCTCTGGGTTATGACAAGTTCAGTTATTCTTGGCGGAGTAAGAAGGGGACTCGCTTTCACCAGTCGATTGGGAAGCATTACTCCTCAAGCTACGGTCAGGGGGACACACTGGGCTTCTTCATAGAGCTGCCTGATGAAACAGAGACAGCAAAGGCTCTTCCAGACACATACAAGGATAAG GCGCTTATTAAATTCAAGAGTTACCTGTACTTTGAGGAGAAGGACTATGTGGACAAAGCGGAGAAAAGCCTGAAGTCAGTGACTCCCAGCAGG ATGTTGTTCTATAAAAATGGCGTTAACCAAGGAGTTGCCTTTGAGAACCTCTTTGAAGGCCTCTACTTTCCTGCAATCTCCTTGTACAAGAGCTGTACG GTTTCTGTCAACTTTGGACCTCAATTCAAATACCCACCTAAGGACATTAAGTACCAACCG ATGAGTGACATGGGTTGGGGTGCAGTGATCGAGCACACGCTGGCGGATATGCTGTACCACGTTGAGACAGAGGTGGACGGACGCCGCAGCCCGCCATGGGAGGGATAA